The Desulfocurvus vexinensis DSM 17965 genome includes a window with the following:
- a CDS encoding phage baseplate assembly protein V has translation MLETRDRQSEERFRNRWYGKYRAFVRDNNDPERLGRVRLEIPAVLGSGRENWSEWAAPCFPYGGNDDTGMFLVPEEGASVWAEFEGGVVQYPIWTGVWLAKSNPGEQPEESKRTCANAFCHDCEDKVEHQANRHDDLEHKKYHGHPPYYCPRLKVLLKTETGHTILADDRDGDELLRIIDRTGQILTMEGKVKPEMQSGNALRRGTKDAEKGDQLDIASQIVGSRARIQLTDLCRQQVILEAWQDKEKVHILSCDKGRSRWQKILIDTTKGREKVHIWGLNGTQEILVDSTAAAEQIRLTDKAGQVVRMNAAPGQESISATDKSGSLVFMDGVAGNIIIRSTNSVLINT, from the coding sequence GAAGTACCGGGCCTTCGTGCGCGACAACAACGACCCCGAACGCCTCGGCCGGGTCCGTCTGGAAATCCCCGCCGTGCTCGGCAGCGGGCGGGAGAACTGGTCCGAATGGGCCGCGCCCTGTTTTCCCTACGGCGGCAACGACGACACCGGCATGTTCCTGGTCCCCGAGGAAGGGGCCTCGGTCTGGGCCGAGTTCGAGGGCGGCGTAGTCCAGTATCCGATCTGGACCGGGGTCTGGCTGGCCAAGAGCAATCCCGGCGAGCAACCCGAGGAATCCAAGCGCACCTGCGCGAATGCCTTCTGCCATGACTGTGAGGACAAGGTCGAGCATCAGGCCAACCGGCACGACGATCTCGAACACAAGAAGTACCACGGCCATCCGCCGTATTACTGTCCTCGCCTGAAGGTCCTGCTCAAGACCGAAACCGGCCACACCATTCTGGCCGATGACCGCGACGGCGACGAGCTGCTGCGGATCATCGACCGCACCGGACAGATCCTCACCATGGAAGGGAAGGTGAAGCCGGAGATGCAGAGCGGCAACGCCCTGCGGCGCGGCACGAAGGACGCCGAGAAAGGCGACCAGCTCGACATCGCCTCGCAGATCGTCGGCTCCCGCGCCCGCATCCAGCTCACCGACCTCTGCCGCCAGCAGGTGATCCTCGAAGCCTGGCAGGACAAGGAGAAGGTCCACATCCTTTCGTGCGACAAGGGCCGCTCCCGCTGGCAGAAGATCCTCATCGACACCACCAAGGGCCGGGAGAAGGTTCATATCTGGGGGCTCAACGGCACCCAGGAAATCCTCGTCGATTCCACCGCCGCCGCCGAGCAGATCCGGCTCACCGACAAGGCCGGTCAGGTGGTGCGCATGAACGCCGCGCCCGGCCAGGAGAGCATCAGCGCCACCGACAAGTCCGGCAGCCTCGTGTTCATGGATGGGGTGGCCGGAAACATCATCATTCGCTCAACGAACTCCGTCTTGATCAACACCTGA